Proteins found in one Podarcis muralis chromosome 5, rPodMur119.hap1.1, whole genome shotgun sequence genomic segment:
- the LOC144327757 gene encoding complement factor H-related protein 2-like translates to MKIWLICFAPFLLWTSCTSQSGSGEGCGRPPPIENGDIINTPLIQYASGATVEYRCQRLYVMKGSSVVSCNNGDWTEAPVCLEPCIITTEDMDHYNIQLKWIRNQKIYAASGDTAEFSCKSGYIPQPSSPPFRALCTEGNLEYPLCVIKGR, encoded by the exons ATGAAGATCTGGCTGATCTGTTTTGCTCCATTTCTCCTATGGACCTCCTGTACTTCCCAAAGTG GTTCTGGAGAAGGATGTGGTCGGCCTCCTCCTATTGAAAATGGAGATATTATCAACACACCCCTGATACAATATGCATCGGGTGCAACAGTGGAATACAGATGCCAACGCCTTTATGTAATGAAAGGCTCTTCAGTAGTGAGTTGCAACAACGGCGATTGGACGGAAGCACCAGTATGCCTAG AACCATGTATAATAACTACAGAAGATATGGATCATTATAATATACAGCTAAAGTGGATAAGAAATCAAAAAATATATGCAGCATCTGGCGACACAGCTGAATTTTCCTGTAAATCGGGTTATATACCACAACCgtcctcccctcccttcagaGCGCTTTGCACAGAAGGCAACCTGGAGTATCCTCTCTGTGTGATAAAG GGGCGTTAA